One Halorientalis litorea DNA segment encodes these proteins:
- a CDS encoding ATP-NAD kinase family protein: MHTLGVVVNPIAGMGGRVGLKGTDGKVAEARARGAEPRAPDRAREALARVRELAPDTEVLTYGGAMGADPARAAGFEPTVVGHPDGEETAPSDTRAAVREFLARGVDLVLFVGGDGTAVDVAEAIGDDDTPMLGVPAGVKVYSEVFGVRPRAAGQVAATFEDTEPGEVNDIDEDEYREGEVHTELRGVVQVPVAEERQSSKQLGGGTVEGVAEGVAREASAGVTYVLGPGSTVGAVKAQLGFEGTALGVDVWRDGEVLVEDASEAEILDALGEENVVVVSPIGGQGFVFGRGNQQISPAIIRRCRVEVVASKRKLDGIGVLRVDTGDPDLDEELRGWLQVRVGRYERRLMEVV; this comes from the coding sequence ATGCATACCCTCGGGGTCGTGGTCAACCCGATAGCAGGCATGGGCGGGCGCGTCGGCCTGAAAGGGACCGACGGGAAGGTTGCGGAGGCGCGCGCTCGCGGTGCGGAACCGCGCGCGCCGGACCGTGCCCGCGAGGCACTGGCACGCGTCCGCGAACTCGCACCCGACACCGAGGTGCTGACCTACGGCGGGGCGATGGGGGCCGACCCCGCCCGCGCGGCGGGCTTCGAACCGACCGTGGTCGGCCACCCGGACGGCGAGGAGACGGCACCGTCGGACACCCGGGCGGCCGTCCGGGAGTTCCTCGCCCGCGGCGTCGACCTCGTGTTGTTCGTCGGCGGGGACGGGACGGCCGTCGACGTGGCCGAGGCCATCGGCGACGACGACACCCCGATGCTCGGCGTGCCGGCCGGGGTGAAGGTCTACTCGGAGGTGTTCGGCGTACGGCCGCGGGCGGCCGGACAGGTCGCGGCCACCTTCGAGGACACGGAGCCGGGCGAGGTCAACGACATCGACGAGGACGAGTACCGCGAGGGGGAGGTCCACACGGAACTTCGCGGGGTGGTACAGGTCCCCGTCGCCGAGGAACGCCAGTCGAGCAAGCAGTTGGGCGGCGGCACTGTCGAGGGCGTCGCGGAGGGCGTCGCCCGCGAAGCGAGCGCGGGCGTCACGTACGTCCTCGGTCCCGGGAGTACCGTCGGTGCGGTGAAAGCCCAACTCGGCTTCGAGGGGACTGCACTGGGCGTCGACGTGTGGCGCGACGGCGAGGTGTTGGTCGAAGACGCGAGCGAAGCAGAGATACTCGACGCTCTCGGCGAGGAGAACGTCGTCGTCGTCTCACCCATCGGGGGACAGGGATTCGTCTTCGGCCGCGGCAACCAGCAGATTTCGCCGGCCATCATCCGCCGGTGCCGGGTCGAGGTCGTCGCGTCAAAGCGGAAACTCGACGGTATCGGCGTCCTCCGGGTCGACACCGGCGACCCGGACCTCGACGAGGAGTTACGGGGGTGGCTCCAAGTCCGGGTCGGCCGGTACGAGCGACGGCTGATGGAAGTGGTTTAG
- a CDS encoding phosphate signaling complex PhoU family protein, with protein sequence METRKVQRLGPSTLAMTLPAEWTSEHDVDKGDEVSLRIGGKGTLTVMPESVQTEESEAIIYAQDLDADAVERAIVAQYVLGRRIIHVEAGEGGTLESEHINAVYNAETQLMGLGVIEETPERIAIRCSVDPEDFTLDNLLERLESTGSTMRNEAVKALAHGNPDLAQRALNRERQANKIFVLLLRLIFTAYQNPNLARAVGLEDGFPLIGYRAIAKNLELTADNAEDIAEIVLETEGHTLDVDSSTMRRIREFTDGVNEMTELAVTAAVERDYDAAIEVRERFAEVGSNEQDILDDLPEMGNTELLRVREVLVSLRQTAEYAVRNAEIATNLALNEESEHTEIK encoded by the coding sequence ATGGAGACGCGGAAAGTACAGCGGCTAGGACCGTCCACGCTCGCCATGACCCTCCCGGCGGAGTGGACCTCCGAACACGACGTCGACAAGGGCGACGAGGTGTCCCTGCGCATCGGTGGCAAGGGGACGCTGACGGTGATGCCCGAGTCCGTCCAGACGGAGGAGTCCGAGGCGATAATCTACGCACAGGACCTCGACGCCGACGCCGTCGAGCGAGCCATCGTCGCGCAGTACGTCCTCGGGCGACGTATCATCCACGTCGAGGCCGGTGAAGGGGGGACGCTCGAGAGCGAACACATCAACGCCGTCTACAACGCCGAGACGCAGTTGATGGGACTCGGCGTCATCGAGGAGACGCCCGAGCGCATCGCCATCCGGTGTTCGGTCGACCCCGAAGACTTCACGCTCGACAACCTGCTCGAACGACTGGAATCGACCGGGTCGACGATGCGCAACGAGGCCGTGAAGGCACTGGCCCACGGCAACCCCGACCTCGCACAGCGCGCCCTCAACCGCGAACGACAGGCCAACAAGATATTCGTCCTCCTGCTTCGGCTCATCTTCACGGCCTACCAGAACCCCAACCTCGCCCGCGCGGTGGGACTCGAAGACGGCTTCCCGCTCATCGGCTACCGAGCAATCGCCAAGAATCTCGAACTCACCGCCGACAACGCCGAGGACATCGCCGAAATCGTCCTCGAAACGGAGGGACACACCCTCGACGTGGACTCCTCCACGATGCGACGCATCCGCGAGTTCACCGACGGCGTCAACGAGATGACCGAACTGGCCGTCACCGCCGCCGTCGAACGCGACTACGACGCGGCCATCGAGGTCCGGGAACGCTTCGCGGAAGTCGGGTCGAACGAGCAGGACATCCTCGACGACCTCCCGGAGATGGGGAACACGGAACTCCTCCGCGTGCGCGAGGTGCTGGTCAGCCTCCGTCAGACTGCCGAGTACGCGGTCCGAAACGCCGAAATCGCCACGAACCTCGCGCTCAACGAGGAGTCCGAACACACGGAAATCAAGTAG
- a CDS encoding LEA type 2 family protein, translated as MGRITSVLFGSTLRIVLTAVVGIAVVVGGTVAVGVLGAPAVAGVQNQFGAVTEDNTTIGTNLTVRNPNPVGVQLGDTAVNYTVYMNDVRMASGQKSGLQVGTGNSTLNFTTRMDNGQIPPWWTSHIENGERTQVSIDARVTSTLTAGQTVQLQQDRTVETDLIGQFNSDEDRPVDANRRVVSDPVLWVNGTRASWDRENLSPEQTPLDLSFDVYNPKPYPYAVSELGYTITMNGIEVGTGSTDDVATLPPGTERTIDTRTILRNQHLDEWWVSHLQNNQVTDLRMQFYVVVDPVEEDGLLGSDPVGEFRVPLEPIDYQRTVETDIFGTKPTNETASNEESGSETADDDSDTATETATATPTETATDTATDDGGLLGGSGSDSTATETPTDETTGGETDTATDTPTDDGGLLG; from the coding sequence ATGGGTCGTATCACGTCGGTTCTGTTCGGCAGTACGCTCCGCATCGTACTGACTGCTGTCGTCGGGATAGCCGTCGTCGTCGGGGGTACCGTCGCCGTGGGTGTCCTCGGCGCGCCCGCCGTTGCAGGTGTGCAAAACCAGTTCGGTGCCGTCACCGAGGACAACACGACGATAGGGACGAATTTGACAGTCAGAAACCCCAACCCCGTCGGCGTCCAGTTGGGCGACACCGCGGTCAACTACACCGTCTACATGAACGACGTGCGGATGGCGAGCGGGCAGAAGTCGGGACTACAAGTCGGGACGGGCAACTCGACGCTGAACTTCACGACCCGGATGGACAACGGGCAGATACCGCCGTGGTGGACATCCCACATCGAGAACGGCGAGCGAACGCAGGTGTCCATCGACGCCCGCGTCACCTCCACGCTGACCGCCGGGCAGACCGTCCAACTACAGCAGGACCGGACCGTCGAGACGGATCTCATCGGCCAGTTCAACTCCGACGAGGACCGGCCGGTCGACGCGAACCGCCGGGTCGTCTCCGACCCAGTGTTGTGGGTTAACGGTACCCGCGCGTCGTGGGACCGCGAGAACCTCTCGCCCGAGCAAACGCCGCTCGACCTCTCGTTCGACGTGTACAACCCCAAGCCCTACCCCTACGCCGTCTCGGAACTGGGCTACACCATCACGATGAACGGCATCGAAGTCGGCACCGGGAGTACCGACGACGTGGCGACCCTCCCGCCGGGAACCGAGCGGACCATCGACACCCGGACGATACTCCGAAACCAGCACTTGGACGAGTGGTGGGTGTCCCACCTCCAGAACAATCAGGTGACGGACTTGCGGATGCAGTTCTACGTCGTCGTCGACCCCGTCGAGGAGGATGGCCTGCTCGGGTCCGACCCCGTCGGCGAGTTCCGGGTCCCGCTCGAACCGATAGACTACCAGCGGACCGTCGAGACGGACATCTTCGGAACGAAGCCGACGAACGAAACCGCGAGCAACGAGGAAAGCGGTAGCGAGACGGCAGACGACGACTCCGACACCGCGACCGAAACCGCGACGGCGACACCGACGGAGACGGCGACTGACACGGCGACCGACGACGGCGGACTGCTCGGCGGGTCTGGCAGTGACTCGACGGCCACCGAGACGCCGACAGACGAGACGACGGGCGGCGAAACTGACACGGCGACTGACACGCCGACCGACGACGGCGGACTGCTCGGCTGA
- a CDS encoding DUF7525 family protein yields MVATGEQSDKATGLGFVFGTLAVAGAVVMYVAASEQVFAGWGFALAVLAGSLAIAAIHVFS; encoded by the coding sequence ATGGTAGCAACCGGAGAGCAGTCGGACAAAGCGACCGGACTCGGGTTCGTGTTCGGCACGCTCGCCGTCGCGGGCGCGGTCGTGATGTACGTTGCCGCGTCAGAGCAGGTGTTCGCTGGCTGGGGATTCGCGCTAGCCGTTCTCGCGGGGTCGCTCGCAATCGCGGCGATTCACGTCTTCTCGTAG
- a CDS encoding DUF7123 family protein codes for MADFSEEERRILDHLRQQVTGGESYVRAKNIAESIGLSAKQVGARLPRLAEKSDDVDIEKWGRARSTTWRVTRS; via the coding sequence ATGGCCGATTTCAGCGAGGAGGAACGGCGCATCCTAGACCATCTCCGGCAGCAAGTCACCGGAGGTGAGTCCTACGTCCGCGCGAAGAACATCGCCGAGAGCATCGGCCTCTCGGCCAAACAGGTCGGCGCGCGCTTGCCTCGACTCGCGGAGAAGTCCGACGACGTGGACATCGAGAAGTGGGGTCGCGCCCGGTCGACGACGTGGCGCGTCACCCGGAGTTGA
- a CDS encoding CoxG family protein codes for MTVRVERTFELPAERERVWSFISDPEKRARPISVVADFEQTGEHTATWYVKLPIPYVDRHVAIETEDVEFDPPEYVEFVGRSKVMRVVGQHELEAIEDGTRLTNRFTVDGKLPGVERYFKRNMDGELQNVENALLADLGIEI; via the coding sequence ATGACAGTCCGGGTCGAGCGGACCTTCGAGTTGCCAGCAGAGAGGGAACGAGTGTGGTCGTTTATTTCGGACCCGGAGAAGCGCGCACGTCCCATCAGCGTCGTCGCCGATTTCGAGCAGACGGGCGAACACACCGCGACGTGGTACGTGAAGCTCCCGATTCCCTACGTCGACAGACACGTCGCCATCGAGACGGAGGACGTGGAGTTCGACCCGCCGGAGTACGTTGAGTTCGTCGGTCGGTCGAAGGTGATGCGCGTCGTCGGCCAACACGAACTCGAAGCCATCGAGGACGGGACCCGGCTGACCAATCGGTTCACCGTCGACGGAAAGCTACCGGGCGTCGAGCGGTACTTCAAACGGAACATGGACGGGGAACTCCAGAACGTCGAGAACGCACTGCTCGCCGACCTCGGCATCGAGATATGA
- a CDS encoding carbon-nitrogen family hydrolase: protein MKLALAQLAVEGGAVADNVDRAVAAIDRAAEDADLVALPEIFNIGYFAFEQYHRDAEPLGGETLSTIAAAARDNSVAVLAGSIVEDLGATAARTDAPVPDDEGLANTAVFFDRDGNRQAVYRKHHLFGYGSTEQDLLTRGERTPVVEFEGFGVGITTCYDLRFPELYRELVADGATLVLVPSAWPYPRVDHWRVLQQARAIENQCYVATVNGSGSFGDATLLGRSTVQDPWGTVLAGSGDDPTTVTATVDPERVRAVREEFPALSDRRL from the coding sequence ATGAAACTCGCGCTCGCCCAGCTCGCCGTCGAGGGCGGTGCCGTCGCTGACAACGTCGACCGAGCGGTGGCCGCCATCGACCGGGCCGCCGAGGACGCCGACCTCGTCGCCCTCCCGGAGATTTTCAACATCGGGTACTTCGCGTTCGAGCAGTACCACCGCGACGCCGAACCGCTGGGTGGCGAGACGCTTTCGACTATCGCCGCGGCTGCGCGGGACAACAGCGTTGCGGTCCTCGCGGGGAGCATCGTCGAGGACCTCGGTGCGACGGCCGCCCGAACCGACGCGCCCGTCCCCGACGACGAGGGGCTGGCCAACACGGCCGTCTTCTTCGACCGAGACGGGAACCGGCAAGCGGTGTACCGGAAACACCACCTCTTCGGGTACGGGTCCACAGAGCAGGATTTGCTCACGCGCGGGGAGCGGACACCGGTCGTCGAGTTCGAGGGGTTCGGCGTCGGCATCACGACCTGTTACGACCTGCGCTTCCCGGAGTTGTACCGCGAACTCGTCGCCGACGGCGCGACGCTCGTCCTCGTTCCGAGCGCGTGGCCGTACCCGCGCGTCGACCACTGGCGGGTCCTCCAACAGGCACGGGCAATCGAGAACCAGTGTTACGTGGCGACGGTCAACGGGAGCGGGTCGTTCGGGGACGCGACGCTGCTCGGCCGCTCGACGGTGCAGGACCCGTGGGGAACGGTACTGGCGGGGAGCGGCGACGACCCGACGACGGTGACGGCCACCGTCGACCCCGAGCGCGTTCGTGCGGTCCGTGAGGAGTTCCCCGCGCTGTCGGACCGACGGCTGTAG
- a CDS encoding aldehyde dehydrogenase family protein, with product MSDERAATSGHYIDGEWVTGSAGETFESENPATGETLGTFERATASEADRAVTAAADAFESWRDLSYIDRAEYLWEVFHELRDRHDELGATVTRECGKEISEGRADVTEAWHMVEWAAGNARHPHGDVVPSEIASKDSYMRRRPRGVVGCITPWNFPVAIPFWHMAVALVEGNTVVWKPAEQTPLCGETVAQLFEATGIPDGVFNMVQGYGDAGNEIVEDDRVDTVLFTGSAAVGHEIADTLGGRPGREVSVEMGGKNAVVVTDEADLDIAVHAAVMSSFKTTGQRCVSSERLVVHEDVLPEFRERFVEVADTVAVGDPLSEDTFMGPLVDESQVEKFHEYNARARESDAEVLVDREELPPTEIPDGHADGHWVGPFVYETDYDPENPLLREEVFGPHVALIPYSGSIERAVEIHNDVPYGLAGAIVSEDYRQLNYFRDHAEVGLAYANLPCIGAEVQLPFGGVKKSGKGAPSAREVIEAVTERTAWTVNNAEDIEMAQGLSAEITRRDE from the coding sequence ATGAGCGACGAACGGGCGGCCACGTCAGGACACTACATCGACGGCGAGTGGGTCACCGGGTCGGCCGGGGAGACCTTCGAGAGCGAGAACCCCGCGACGGGCGAGACGCTCGGGACTTTCGAGCGTGCGACTGCCTCGGAGGCCGACCGGGCCGTGACCGCGGCGGCCGACGCCTTCGAGTCGTGGCGCGACCTCTCGTACATCGACCGGGCCGAGTACCTCTGGGAGGTGTTCCACGAACTCCGTGACCGCCACGACGAACTCGGGGCGACGGTGACCCGCGAGTGTGGCAAGGAGATAAGCGAGGGGCGGGCCGACGTGACCGAGGCGTGGCACATGGTCGAGTGGGCGGCGGGCAACGCCCGCCACCCCCACGGCGACGTGGTTCCCTCCGAAATCGCCAGCAAGGACTCCTACATGCGTCGCCGTCCCCGCGGCGTCGTGGGCTGTATCACGCCGTGGAACTTCCCCGTCGCCATCCCCTTCTGGCACATGGCCGTCGCGCTCGTCGAGGGCAACACCGTCGTCTGGAAACCGGCCGAGCAGACGCCGCTCTGTGGCGAGACGGTCGCCCAGCTGTTCGAGGCCACCGGCATCCCAGACGGGGTGTTCAACATGGTACAGGGGTACGGCGACGCCGGGAACGAAATCGTCGAGGACGACCGGGTCGACACCGTGTTGTTCACCGGGTCCGCGGCGGTCGGCCACGAAATCGCGGACACGCTCGGCGGCCGCCCCGGCCGCGAGGTATCGGTCGAGATGGGCGGGAAAAACGCCGTCGTCGTCACCGACGAGGCGGACCTCGACATCGCCGTCCACGCCGCCGTGATGTCGTCGTTCAAGACGACCGGCCAGCGGTGTGTCTCCAGCGAACGCCTCGTCGTCCACGAGGACGTCCTCCCCGAGTTCCGCGAGCGGTTCGTCGAGGTAGCCGACACAGTGGCCGTCGGCGACCCGCTCTCGGAGGACACGTTCATGGGGCCGCTCGTGGACGAGTCTCAGGTCGAGAAGTTCCACGAGTACAACGCCCGCGCACGCGAATCGGACGCCGAGGTGCTGGTCGACCGCGAGGAGTTGCCTCCGACGGAGATTCCCGACGGGCACGCCGACGGCCACTGGGTCGGACCGTTCGTCTACGAAACCGACTACGACCCGGAGAACCCCCTCCTCCGCGAGGAGGTGTTCGGCCCGCACGTCGCGCTGATACCCTACAGCGGGTCCATCGAGCGTGCCGTCGAGATACACAACGACGTGCCCTACGGCCTCGCGGGTGCCATCGTCTCGGAGGACTATCGTCAACTCAACTACTTCCGGGACCACGCCGAGGTTGGCCTCGCGTACGCGAACCTCCCGTGTATCGGTGCGGAGGTGCAACTCCCGTTCGGCGGCGTCAAGAAGTCCGGCAAGGGCGCGCCGAGTGCCCGCGAAGTCATCGAGGCGGTCACGGAACGGACAGCGTGGACAGTCAACAACGCCGAGGACATCGAGATGGCGCAGGGGCTCTCTGCCGAGATTACGCGCAGAGACGAGTGA
- a CDS encoding RIO1 family regulatory kinase/ATPase domain-containing protein — protein sequence MAVRRLLRGHLSREDVAPVVDSVADRYAFSDPTVEFLEADNWLSTPLVVDEQVFVKVISDQNSLVHALLTAGRNLGAFSSGTEGFFEHFGTPVEMAEHELDATRRMRELGIRAPEPLEAFEVNGYGVLVLEYLPEFRTLDELDPDAIAAHAPTLFASLATMHDNGLAHGDLREENVLVADGELYFIDATNVREGGIEDARAYDVACALGALAPLVGAGRAVEAALSAYSPDALLDAREFLDFVNIRPDHRFDAAAVKGEIEKAAS from the coding sequence ATGGCAGTCCGTCGCCTGCTCCGCGGGCACCTCTCCCGCGAGGACGTGGCCCCCGTCGTTGATTCCGTCGCCGACCGGTACGCGTTCTCGGACCCGACCGTCGAGTTCCTCGAAGCGGACAACTGGCTCTCGACGCCGCTGGTCGTGGACGAACAGGTGTTCGTGAAGGTAATCTCCGACCAGAACTCGCTGGTCCACGCCCTCCTGACCGCCGGGCGGAACCTCGGGGCGTTCTCCTCGGGCACCGAGGGCTTCTTCGAGCACTTCGGCACTCCCGTCGAGATGGCCGAACACGAACTCGACGCGACGCGACGGATGCGCGAACTGGGGATTCGGGCCCCGGAACCGCTGGAGGCGTTCGAGGTGAACGGCTACGGCGTCCTCGTGTTGGAGTACCTCCCCGAGTTTCGGACGCTCGACGAACTCGACCCGGACGCGATAGCGGCCCACGCCCCGACACTGTTCGCGTCGCTGGCGACGATGCACGACAACGGCCTCGCACACGGTGACCTCCGCGAGGAGAACGTCCTCGTCGCCGACGGCGAACTCTACTTCATCGACGCGACGAACGTCCGCGAGGGCGGTATCGAGGACGCGCGCGCGTACGACGTTGCCTGCGCCCTCGGTGCCCTCGCCCCGTTGGTGGGTGCCGGTCGCGCCGTCGAGGCCGCGCTCTCGGCGTACTCGCCGGACGCACTGCTCGACGCCCGGGAGTTCCTCGACTTCGTGAACATCCGCCCGGACCACCGCTTCGACGCCGCCGCCGTCAAGGGTGAGATCGAGAAGGCCGCGAGTTGA
- a CDS encoding ArsR/SmtB family transcription factor, translated as MSGVRDPESLADLLGDECARTILVEAKKEPRSAAELSDRAGVSEPTVYRRLERLREYDLVTEDIQPVTDGKNYKLYRTELDGIELDLSEDGFEITVSRRERMADRFTQFVEGT; from the coding sequence GTGTCCGGCGTGCGAGACCCCGAATCACTCGCAGATTTACTCGGTGATGAGTGTGCGCGCACGATTCTCGTCGAGGCAAAGAAAGAGCCTCGCTCGGCGGCCGAACTCAGCGACCGCGCCGGGGTTTCGGAACCAACCGTCTACCGGCGACTCGAACGACTCCGCGAGTACGACTTAGTCACCGAAGATATCCAGCCAGTCACCGATGGCAAGAACTACAAACTCTATCGGACGGAACTCGACGGCATCGAACTCGACCTCAGCGAGGACGGCTTCGAGATTACAGTCTCACGCCGAGAGCGGATGGCAGACCGCTTCACACAGTTCGTAGAGGGGACCTGA
- a CDS encoding DUF7521 family protein produces the protein MLDIPLQIDIETLRTVRQASEVIPMVLGLAISYLAYTAYRQNQSRPMLYIATGFMLVLFVQAPLALIFSYVLELPTPVLNSLLQVPEFTGLGLILYGLWMPRRD, from the coding sequence ATGCTCGACATACCGCTCCAGATTGATATCGAAACCTTACGAACCGTTCGACAGGCCAGCGAAGTAATTCCGATGGTCCTCGGATTGGCGATCAGTTACCTCGCCTACACAGCATACCGGCAAAACCAGAGTCGTCCAATGTTGTACATCGCGACCGGCTTCATGCTAGTGTTGTTCGTTCAGGCCCCGCTGGCCCTGATATTCAGTTATGTCTTGGAACTTCCCACCCCCGTCCTCAATAGCCTCCTCCAGGTCCCCGAGTTCACCGGTCTGGGACTGATACTCTACGGGCTGTGGATGCCACGCCGAGACTGA
- a CDS encoding CPBP family intramembrane glutamic endopeptidase: protein MAEVDPDTDFERTASRSADADRRADRSGIVGQVVSVLWNRTENRLRALWRVLGATVAGFVGVYVVPTLVLAGTELPPSVTGAVVNLIAALAGLVTAVCFAKYVDRRPVTDYGLAFGPSWLTDFGAGSAIALAGMAVALPVSLIAGWATVSELFSGGTGANTLPFAVAFGVYVIQWVLVAFWEELINRGLILTSAVEGLRNRWLSDRGAVVVGVVASALIFSITHFPNSLAAFGSRLMMGVILAAAYVWTDSLALPMGLHFLINFATNNIYGLANVREAAEVLPMLLRPTFTGPSQFVGAFGLVNTGAWLCVAALTVGYVAFRYGSVESRLTSAYLE from the coding sequence ATGGCCGAAGTAGATCCCGATACTGACTTCGAACGAACCGCATCCCGGTCGGCCGATGCCGACCGGCGAGCCGACCGCAGTGGCATCGTGGGACAGGTCGTCTCCGTGCTGTGGAATCGAACCGAGAATCGCCTCCGCGCGCTCTGGCGCGTTCTTGGGGCGACGGTCGCCGGATTCGTGGGGGTGTACGTGGTCCCGACACTGGTTCTCGCAGGTACTGAACTCCCGCCGTCGGTGACCGGAGCCGTCGTCAACCTCATCGCTGCCCTCGCCGGTCTCGTCACGGCGGTTTGCTTCGCGAAGTACGTCGACCGGCGACCGGTGACCGACTACGGACTCGCGTTCGGTCCGTCGTGGCTCACGGACTTCGGTGCTGGCAGTGCCATCGCCCTGGCAGGGATGGCGGTGGCACTTCCCGTGAGTCTAATCGCCGGGTGGGCGACTGTCTCCGAGTTGTTCTCAGGCGGCACCGGAGCGAACACGCTACCGTTCGCCGTCGCGTTCGGCGTGTACGTCATCCAGTGGGTGCTGGTGGCTTTCTGGGAAGAGTTGATCAATCGGGGCCTCATTCTGACGAGTGCCGTCGAAGGACTCCGGAATCGGTGGCTGTCCGACCGTGGTGCGGTCGTGGTAGGAGTGGTGGCGTCCGCGCTGATATTCAGTATCACGCACTTCCCGAACTCCTTGGCCGCTTTCGGATCCCGGCTGATGATGGGGGTCATCCTCGCCGCGGCGTACGTCTGGACCGACTCACTGGCACTGCCGATGGGCCTCCACTTCCTGATCAACTTCGCGACGAACAACATCTACGGCTTGGCGAACGTCCGTGAAGCTGCGGAGGTTCTGCCGATGCTGCTCCGGCCGACGTTCACCGGCCCGTCACAGTTCGTCGGGGCGTTCGGGCTGGTCAACACCGGAGCGTGGCTCTGTGTCGCCGCGCTCACTGTCGGATACGTCGCTTTCCGGTACGGGAGCGTCGAGTCGCGGCTGACATCGGCATACTTAGAGTGA
- a CDS encoding acyl-CoA dehydrogenase family protein: MDFDLPSEHRMMRETVREFCDEEIAPVAQDIEDDHTFPADIFDALADLDMMGVPVAEEYGGLGGDYLMYATVAQELGRVSGSVGLSYVAHTSLGAKPIEMFGTEAQKERWLRPLAEGESIGSWALTEPTSGSDASNMDTTATEDGDGYVLNGTKQFITNANVAGSILVKAVTDPDAGYGGISTFIVDPDEDDGIAVTNVWEKMGLNASPTCELQFDDCWVPADRLLGAEGEGWKQTMKTLDGGRISIAALSTGLAQGAFEAAREYATEREQFGQAISEFDAIRDKLVGMDRKIERARLLTQKAATKYDDGEDVTRLSSLAKLDASEVSREVAEDAVQVLGGYGYTEDFAPQRFYRDAKLMEIGEGTSEIQHAVLGDELGL, translated from the coding sequence ATGGACTTCGACCTCCCGAGCGAACACCGGATGATGCGGGAAACCGTCCGCGAGTTCTGCGACGAGGAGATAGCCCCGGTCGCACAGGACATCGAGGACGACCACACGTTCCCTGCCGACATCTTCGACGCGCTGGCCGACCTCGACATGATGGGGGTCCCGGTGGCCGAGGAGTACGGCGGGCTGGGCGGTGACTACCTGATGTACGCCACCGTCGCGCAGGAACTCGGGCGGGTCTCCGGGAGCGTCGGCCTCTCTTACGTCGCCCACACCTCGCTGGGGGCGAAGCCGATAGAGATGTTCGGGACCGAGGCACAGAAAGAGCGGTGGCTCCGCCCGCTCGCCGAGGGCGAGTCCATCGGGTCGTGGGCACTCACCGAACCCACGTCGGGCAGTGACGCCTCGAACATGGATACGACTGCGACAGAAGACGGCGACGGCTACGTCCTGAACGGCACCAAGCAGTTCATCACCAACGCCAACGTCGCGGGGTCGATTCTCGTCAAGGCCGTCACCGACCCCGACGCGGGCTACGGCGGTATCTCGACGTTCATCGTGGACCCGGACGAGGACGACGGCATCGCGGTGACCAACGTCTGGGAGAAGATGGGCTTGAACGCCTCGCCAACCTGTGAACTCCAGTTCGACGACTGCTGGGTCCCCGCGGACCGGCTACTCGGCGCGGAGGGAGAGGGGTGGAAACAGACGATGAAGACGCTCGACGGCGGCCGTATCTCCATCGCCGCGCTCTCGACGGGACTGGCACAGGGGGCGTTCGAGGCGGCCCGCGAGTACGCCACCGAACGCGAGCAGTTCGGGCAGGCCATCAGCGAGTTCGACGCCATCCGCGACAAACTCGTCGGGATGGACCGCAAGATAGAGCGCGCCCGCCTGCTGACACAGAAGGCCGCGACGAAGTACGACGACGGCGAGGACGTGACGCGGCTCTCCTCGCTGGCCAAGCTCGACGCCAGCGAAGTCTCGCGGGAAGTCGCCGAGGACGCAGTGCAGGTACTCGGCGGCTACGGCTACACCGAGGACTTCGCGCCCCAGCGGTTCTACCGCGACGCCAAACTGATGGAAATCGGCGAGGGGACCAGCGAGATTCAACACGCCGTCCTCGGCGACGAACTCGGGTTGTAG